A stretch of the Chitiniphilus purpureus genome encodes the following:
- a CDS encoding M23 family metallopeptidase, with the protein MNIILVSSRFSRALHLGPYTVAGLVLLFALAAGGVGVGMGMLLGGGQARPLFTLAPSPKRADLDALAIQLGRLQAKLLRLDGLAKQVGIKTGIDVAPFLSNQPAPTGGLAQPERALSVAGFTQALAHSTDQADAYLDQMTLAQTLLLRPRGWQLPSRAPLAAGLQSSSFGWRIDPFSGRQNFHEGIDFVGPVGTPIHAAAAGEVVYAERHPQYGNMVELSHDNGLTSRYAHASKLLVKVGDKVDAGQNIAEVGSTGRSTGPHLHFEIRYKGVAQNPLRFMSPEAVTQVAAASD; encoded by the coding sequence TTGAATATTATTCTGGTTTCCAGCCGGTTCTCCAGGGCATTGCACCTGGGACCCTATACCGTGGCCGGATTGGTCCTGCTGTTTGCGCTTGCGGCAGGCGGGGTCGGCGTCGGGATGGGCATGCTGCTGGGCGGTGGACAGGCACGCCCGCTGTTCACACTGGCTCCGAGCCCCAAACGCGCTGACCTGGACGCGCTGGCGATCCAGCTCGGAAGATTGCAGGCCAAGCTGCTGCGCCTTGACGGGCTGGCCAAACAGGTCGGGATCAAGACCGGCATCGATGTGGCGCCCTTCCTGTCCAACCAGCCGGCGCCGACCGGCGGCCTCGCCCAGCCCGAGCGGGCGCTGAGTGTCGCAGGTTTTACGCAGGCGCTTGCCCACAGCACCGACCAGGCCGACGCCTATCTGGACCAGATGACACTTGCCCAGACGCTGCTGCTGCGCCCACGCGGCTGGCAGTTGCCGAGCCGAGCGCCGCTTGCCGCCGGGCTGCAGTCATCCAGCTTCGGCTGGCGGATCGATCCCTTCTCGGGCCGGCAGAATTTCCACGAAGGCATCGATTTCGTCGGCCCTGTCGGCACCCCGATCCACGCCGCCGCCGCCGGGGAGGTGGTGTACGCGGAGCGCCATCCCCAGTATGGTAATATGGTCGAGCTTAGCCACGACAACGGCCTTACCAGCCGCTACGCCCATGCCAGCAAGCTGCTGGTCAAGGTGGGCGACAAGGTGGATGCCGGGCAGAACATCGCCGAAGTAGGCAGTACCGGCCGCTCCACCGGGCCGCATCTGCATTTCGAGATCCGTTACAAGGGCGTGGCGCAGAATCCGTTGCGCTTCATGTCACCCGAGGCGGTGACCCAGGTGGCGGCGGCAAGCGACTAA